One window of the Candidatus Methanomethylicota archaeon genome contains the following:
- a CDS encoding acylphosphatase — MVKALRIRVVGVVQGVGFRPFIYRLATSLNLKGYVVNLGGSE; from the coding sequence ATGGTTAAAGCTTTGAGGATTAGGGTTGTGGGTGTAGTTCAGGGGGTTGGATTTAGACCATTCATATATAGGCTTGCCACAAGCCTAAACCTTAAGGGGTATGTTGTCAATCTTGGTGGTAGTGAAG